The Oecophyllibacter saccharovorans sequence CTCTGGTTCGCCCATGGGGTGTTGCAAAAAGTGGCGCAACGCCGGCGCGCCTTTCAGAGCCGGCGCGCGGAAAAACCCCTTTCCGATCCCCAGCCTTGCAAGAATCCCTCCGGTCCCGCACCCACTTCAGCCCGAAAATCATCCCCCGCCCAGGTCCCGAAAGCCAAAAGGCCGGCCCTGGCAGGCCGGACAGGGCGACCTGCCTTTCCGCCTGAGAAGACAGCAGAAGAAAAGGGCAGGCGCGGCGAGGCACGCATCAATGCCACGCTCAGGCAGTTCCGCCGTGCTTATCTGCATGACATCATCCTCATGCAGGATGGCCACACGACCCAGATCGACCATGTCGTCAAGTTCTGTTGGGGTCTGGTGGTCATAGAGACCAAGCATTACAGCGGTCACATCACCCAGAAGAGCCCGGAACCAGGCAAGTGGAAGCAGACCTTTCCCAGTCATTCCATCCCTAATACAGCTTCTTCCAGACCTGCCGGTTCAGTTCTGTCGCCCCCGCGCCGGCGCGAGCGGCTGTCGCTCAGCTCAGCAGGGCGGTTGTCTTCCGGCCCCTCGAGAACAGGGGAGGCGAAAAAAGGTCACAACAGTTTTCTCTTCCAGGACCCGGTTGAGCAGAATGCGCGCCATGTCGCTGCCGTGCGGGCTGCCAGCGGTCTTGCGGAGAATGTCCTCTCTCTGGTGGTTTTCACCGGTCAGGCGACATTTTCCAAAACCCTCCGCGACATGCAGGACGTGGTGGACCAGGCCGGCTTCATCGCCCGCATGGAGCAATGGCTGCAACGGGCCCCCCGCACCGTTCCCTGGTTGCCTAAAGAGCAGCTTGATGCCGGTTGGGCACGCCTGCAACGCTGTGCAAAAGCCAATCATCACCTTCATGCCGCCCACAAAGCCCAGCTCAGGGAACGCCAGGGCTCCTGAAGAACACAGCGCGGGAACAGGAAAATCCGCTGCCTCTTTATCTTGGCACCTCCGGAAGACCTGGTGACGCGTGACAGGCTGCAGGGACCTGCTCAAAGGTAACTTGTAAATCATTTAACGGTTTTGCTCTCCGGCGCGCGACAGCGTATGCTGCCGGCCGAAGTCAAATGACCCGAAAGCAAATAAGAGGAGGTCAGCGTTATGCGCGTTCTACTGGTCGAGGATGATCCTACCGTCCGCTCCTTCGTGCATAAGGGCCTCAAGGAAGCCGGGCATGTGGTGGACGAAGCCGATAACGGCAAGGACGGGCTGTTTCTGGCCGTCAGCGAAGCCTATGACGTGATGATCCTTGACCGCATGCTGCCAGGCGGGATTGACGGGCTGCACATTCTCGAGACGCTGCGCAGCCAGAACAATGCCACGCCTGTTCTGCTCCTCTCCGCCCTGGCCGATGTTGATGAGCGTGTGGCCGGTCTGAAGGCGGGCGGTGATGATTACATGACCAAGCCCTTCGCCTTTTCCGAGCTTCTGGCCCGCCTGGAGGCGCTGGGACGCCGCACCCATGCCGAGGCGGCCCCCAGAACGCGCTTGGTGGTCGGCGATCTGGAGCTTGACCTCCTCGCGCGCGAAGTTCGGCGCAACGGCCAGAAAATCGATCTGCAGCCCCGCGAGTTCCGCCTGCTGGAATTCCTCGCCCGTCATGCTGGTCAGGTCGTGACACGCACCATGCTGCTGGAGAAGGTGTGGGACTATCACTTCGATCCCCAGACAAACGTCATCGACGTTCATGTCTCGCGGCTGCGCCAGAAAGTGGACAAGCCCTTTGATACCCCCATGATTCACACGGTCCGCAACGCAGGATACATTCTCCGCGCCCCTGAAGGGGAGTAAGCCATGTCCCCTTCCACCGCCCCACAGGAGGGGGCTGAACCTGAAGGCCAGGACGGCCGGGCCGCTGTCACGCAAGCCGGATCCGATGCGGTGGGAGAGACCGCTCAGCCCTCACCCGTGCCAAAAGGCAGGTCCGGGTCAAGGCGGCTGACCCTCTGGGAAAAACTTTTTGCAGCGGTTCACAGAAACTGGCCCATCCGTTCTGCAAGCCTCAACTTCGCACTTCTTTACGGAGTTGTCTTCTTCACCTCTGCCACGGTCTTTCTCTCCTTCACCTGGTGGAATGCCACACGCCTGCTCGAACATCATGTGCAGACCAGCATCCAGACGGAAGCGCATGATATGATGCGGCGCTGGATGTATGGCGGTCCTCAGGTTGTCAGTGATTCGATCGAACACCGGCTTGACCAGAATGTCGATGAAGATGCGCTTTACCTGCTGGTTACTCCCGAAGGACAGAAACTGGCCGGCAATCTGCCTGGCTGGCCGCCGGGCGTTACCAGCACGCACCGATTTTACGAGACCACCGTCCGCCGCTACAGCTTCGTCACCCAGGCCCTGCTGCACGCCTATAACCTGCCGGACGGCTACCGGCTGATCGTCGGCCATGACGTGCGTGGCCGCCATGTCCTGCAGCAGATCATGACTGAAACGCTTGTCTGGTGCGCGATCATGATCGCTTTCCTCGCTCTGTGCGGCGCCCTGGTGATGCGCATCCTGTTCCAGCATGTCGTGCGCTCTATCGCGCGGACCACCTCGGCAGTGGCCCAGGGCGATCTCTCCCACCGCATCCCGCTCAATGGCAGCGAGACAGACCTGGTGGCCACCACGGTCAACGCCATGCTGGACCGCCTCAAGCGCCTCATGGACGGCGTGCGCCAGGTTTCCAATGCCATCGCCCATGATCTGCGCACACCGGTCGCGCGCGCGCGCACACGCCTGGAAGATGCCGCGCTGCACGCCCGTACAGAAACCGACCTGCGCAACGCCATCACCCAAGCCCTGACTGACCTCGACCATATCACCGGCATTTTTGAAGCCCTGCTGCGCATTGCCCAGATCGAGGCCGGTGCGCGCCGCGCCGCGTTCGCCCCCCTGAACGTTACCCCCAATCTCTACGGCATTGCCGAACTCTATGAAGCCTCGATGGAGGAACGGGGGCTCAAGCTGAAACTTGACCTGCAGGAGACGCCTGAAATCATCGGCGATAACCGGATGCTCCAGCAGGCAGTGGCCAACCTGCTCGACAATGCCGTCAAATTCGCCCCGCCCGGCAGCACAATCACGCTCAGCGCACGCCCCCTGCGCGTGATGGAGGATTCCGTGCCCACAGGGGTTGAAATCAGTGTCAGTGATGAGGGGCCGGGCATGAGTGCCGCTGACATGGCACGGGCCCATGAAAGGTTCTTCCGCGCTGAAAATGCGCGCAGCACACCCGGCTCGGGACTGGGACTGTCACTGGTGCAGGCGGTCGCAGCCCTGCACCGAGGCCAGCTGAGCCTGAGCGATACCCATCCTTCCGGCCCTTTTGCCCCGCATGACGGTACGGCAGATCAGGACACAGCCCACGGAAACAATCCGGCAAGCGACGAAAACCCCTTACGCAGCCGCGGCCTGCGCGCAACGCTGCAGCTGCCTTTGGGCAATCCACGCGATATTCTGCCCAAGGAAGGGTAACCATTCGGAAGGCGGGGTTGTGCACATGTCATTTACTTCACGTCACACGCCCTTAAACGGCCATAAAACCCCTGCATCTGAAAAGGCTGTACTCCACACGCCACGTTTGTTCATCAGGAGTTAGCCCCTTCATGACGCTTTTCACTAAAGTGCTTCCCGTCGCCCTGCTGGCGACCCTTGCAGTACCGAACAATCCGCTTATGCCCGGCCATGCCCGTGCCGACGCGCCGGCCCATCAGCTGCCACCCGGTCCCCCGCCCCCACCGCCAGGCATGATGGGAATGGGAATGATGGGCATGATGCATCATCCGCACGGCACGGTGCTGAACTTCAGCACCCATGGCGTTGCCAAGGCGGTGCCGACTGTCCTGACCCTCAACTTCACCGCCTACAGCCAGAGCACTTCCCCGGCTCAGGCCCAGGCCACGCTGAACCAGGAAGTTGAAGGCGCCATGAAGCTGGCCGCCGGCCAGACGGATATCTCCACCGTTGCAGGCAACTACACGCTGACGCAGGACTATTCCGAACATGGTCCCCGCCACTGGAGCGCCCGTCAGGAACTTTCCCTTCGCGGCACGGATGCACCGCGGCTGCTGAAACTGGCTGAAAAGATCCAGAATCAGGGTCTGGCTCTTGAAGGAATGGACTGGTCGTTCGATGACGCGACCAAGGAAAAGCTCCTGGACAGCGCCCGTTCCCAGGCACTCGCCAAGATCCGCCCTCAGGCGGAAGCTGATGCCAAAGCCCTGGGGCTGCAGCTGCGCGGGTTGATGCAGGTCGGCATTTTCGACGAATCCTCCAATCCCTTCCCCCATCCCCTGATGCTGGCGAAAGCTGCGCGTTTCTCAGCGCCCGTGCCGCCCCAGAGCACGCCCGATGAGCAGAGCGTGCGCGTGACCGTGCAGGTCAAGGCCATGCTGGGCCGTCCCCATTCCGGCAAGGACATGGACCGGGAAGGCCCTGACGCCCCGCCGCCTCATCCTGATACCCGCCACCCGTTCTGAACCCCATCCGATCCTCTGTCTGTGAGGCAGAGGACCGTCACCACCCTCTTCACTCTCCCAGATCGGAAAGCGGGTATTTCCCCAGCCTGATCGCCAGGGTGCGGATGGCTCCGTCGCGTCGGATCGTGAAGTTGAACACCGTGCCGGGATGCGCCGCCGCGACACTGCGCAGCACGGTTCGTGCGTCGTGAACCGGTACGTCACCCATCGCCAGAATCTCGTCTCCCTTACGCAGACCGCCCTTCCAGGCGGCGCCATGGGGATCGAGTTCCTCCACCCACATCGGAGCGGTGGCATCGTTCAGGGTCACGCCCAGCCAGCCATGGTCCACATGGCCTGTGCGGATGATATCATTCACCACGCCGGCCACGATCTCGGCCGGAATACCGAAGCCGATACCCACTGAGCCATCGCTGGGCGAAGCAATGGCTGCGTTGACAGCCACCACCTCGCCCCGGAGATTGAAAGCCGGACCGCCTGAATTGCCGGGATTGATGGGCGCATCCAGCTGCATGAAGTTGTCAAGCGCGCCGATCCCGAGGTCCCGCCCGACAGCTGAGACGATCCCCGCCGTCACTGATGAACCGAAACCGAACGGATTGCCGGCCACCATGATCCAGTCACCGATCTCCACCAGGCGGCTGTCGCCCCAGGTGACATAAGGCAGGGGGGTATCGCTGTTGACCTTGATGACCGCAATGTCGGTCATCGGATCAGCACCCAGCAGATGGGCCTTGAGGATACGCCCGTCAGACAGGGCCACGCTGACATGTGCCGCTTCACCGACCACGTGGCGGTTGGTTACGATGATGCCGCTCGGGTCGATCAGGAAGCCGGAGCCCGCCCCGTTCGTATCGTCTTCCACCGGTCGGACCTGGCGGCGGACTGGCCTGTTGCCCGCACCGGAATGGCGAGCAGCGGAATGGCCGTGCGGTACAGCAGAATGCGGGGTCTTCGCATGAGGGCGTTCATGGCGCAGGCCAGTTCTGGAATTGCGGCCATGATGGCTTCGTCCAGCCGCCGCCCCTTTCCCATGCGGGGCTGGGCCGGTGGATGCATGGGGCGTGCCGCGGCTGGAGGCCTGTTCCCCCTCTCCGCCCGACGTGGCTTCATCCGAAGTGCCGGGTTCATTGCCGGTCGTTCCCTGGGCGGAAGACCGGCCGTGACCCTGGCTGCGGCTGGTCCCTGGGGTGCGGCCATTGCGGGCAGGCGTGGGAGGCGGCTCATTGTCCACAAGGGAAATATTCACAACAGCCGGGATAACGCGGCGCACCAGGGGGGAGAAGCTGGGGAGATCCACCAGCAGGGGGGCCTGATCAGCCTTTTCAGCAGCTGCAGAAGGCTGCGAGCTTCCCTGCGATGGCAGCACGAGCGGCGGTGAGACGGATTTCGCGCGTCCATGCATCGAGGCAGGGAGGCTGCCTGCTTCCTGTTCTTCCAGACTGTAAACAGGCGCAAACCAGTAAAACCCCAGACAAACGAGACCTGCGGTCACGATGCCCGTGCTGGCTGCAACGAGACCTGTCAGGATTGCCGGTTTCAATAACGTCTCCGCCCCAATTACACAGCCACACCGGCAATGCCGTCCGAAAAGCCCGACCTGGATCCTGCCGCCACTTCACTTCAGCAAGCCGCCCAGGCCTCAAGAAAGACTGCTTGAAATTACTAGCCAGCCAAGCAGAGCCCACCCCGCAAACCCCAGGCGCAGGCTGAACGCGCCAGCGCAGCGCGCACCTGCTGCAGAAGATTTGTCAACTGATCGAGTTTCGTCTTTCATATAGCCATAAATGACCGTTTCATCGCCACCCTTCAGCAGGTTGGGGCTTTCTCTTCCCCTACCCGTGACTTTGCGGCCACAGCCTTGCAGATACAGCTGAAAAGACCAAACAAAATCAGAATCCGGAAAGATGAAAAATCTGTGGGGAACATCAGCAATGGATAACAGATGGCTGCTTTACGCCCTGGCTTCCATGGTTTTTGCTGGCTGCACTTCAGTCATTGCCAAGATGGGGTTGAACGGCATCTCGGCCGAGCTTGGCTTGGGTGTACGTACCCTTTTCGTGTCGGCTTTCGTCTTTCTGCTCGTTATTGCCCTGGTCCCTGCGCGTGAGGTGAACGCGCTGCGGGGCGACAACTGGCTGTGGCTTGGCCTGTCCGGGCTGACCACGGCGCTGTCATGGATTTTCTACTACAAAGCCCTCAAGCTCGGTGATGTCGCCAATGTCGCCCTTATCGACAAGGGAAGCGTGGTGGTGGCCATGCTGCTGGCCTGGATGTTTCTGGGCGAGGCCGTCACCTGGAGAATGGGCGTGGGCTGCGCTCTGATCGTGGCTGGCCTGCTGGTGATCGCGCGGCGCTGAGGGAGAAACCTGGCAGCCGTCCGGAAAATTCCAGCCCCGCTCATTCACGCCGAGGGCGTGACGGCGGCTGGGCCAGGGCCGGATTTTCCGGCCAGGCGTGCTTGGGGTAGCGGCCTCTCATGTCGCGGCGCATGTCCGACCAGCCTTCCTGCCAGAAGCGCGCCAGATCCGCGGTAATGGCCTGGGGTCTGCCGGCCGGTGACAGCAGCACCACCTGAAGCGGCTGACCACCGATGCGCGGCAGGGAGGTGGTGCCATAAAAAATCTGCGCCCGTGCCGAAACCGTCGGAACAGAAGCCGTATAATCCACTGCAAGGGTAGTGTTCTTCAGGGAAATACGGGCAGGACAGCACGGCTCAAGCGCTGAAAGCTGCCCATGATCCAGTCTGGCACGCAGAATATTCAGGAGATCCAGCTCCTGCAGCTGCCCCATGCTGTCGCACCCTGCCAGATAGGGGGCAAGCCAGGAGTCCTCGCCCTCCAGGGTGCGGCTCAGCGCCTCATCGGAAAGGTCCGGCAGACTGGCCAGCACGCTTTCCTGCTTTCCCCCGCTCTGAGTGCCCAGCTGGCGGGCCAGGGCAACACGCGCCTGGAACTGTCGTGCGGCCTCCGTCCAGGGCAGCGCGGTCTCCAGAGCGCCTGCGGCCTGGCTGAGCAGCCACGGCAACGCTTCGTCAGGAGTAGCGCGGACATTGCGGTCCTGCAGGACCAAAGCCCCCAGGCTCTGGCGGTCCCGTATCACCACGCGCCCCGTGACCCCATCGAAGGCCCCTTCGCGCCGGTGGGTCACCTGGGCCTGGACGGCTGGCGGCAACCGGTCAGGCGAGAGAGGCGCTGCCAGGGTGATGGCCGTGCCTTTTCCGACATGAAGCGCGGCACAGGCCAGCATCTTCTCGCGGCTCAGCGGATCACGCAGTCCAAGCGACGCGCTGCCTCCACCCGCCAAGCGGTACCGCCCTTCCCCGTTGCGCAAGCCCAGGTAATCTGGAAAACCGGCAGCGATCAGGCGACCGACGATATCAGAGCCGGGTCTGTCTGCCGGCTGGGTCCCTGTATTCCCCCCCTCCTCTTGCCGCAAAAGCGAATCAAGCAGGCTGAAATCCAGCGCCTTTTCCTGCCTCCCGCCACGTCGCCAGTAGCGCTGCGCCCCTTCCTTCAGGCGTTGCAGAACATGGCGCGGAACCGGCACTGCGCCTCCACCCGCCGACTGCCTGAGCAACGGGTCGGGAGAGAACAGTTTCAGCCGCTCCACGATATCCACGCCCGCTTCACTGCGTCCGCCCGAGCTGGCAGAGGCAGGCGCACGCAGGGGGTCACGCTCATCAAGAAGGGAGGCCAGACAGGCCGCAACCACATGCTCCTGCGGCGTCCGGGCTGCACACAGCATGGCAGCAAGACGGGGATGCGTGCCAAAACGGAGCATGCGCTCGCCCAAAGGGGAAAGCTGACCCTGCCCGTCCAGCGCGCCCAGCTTCTGCAACAGGCTGCGTCCGGCAGCCAGCGTGCCGGTCGGCGCGGCCTCAAGCATGGGGAGCTGTTCCGGCGGCGTGCCCATGATTTTCTCCCAGGCGGCCGTCACCAGGGCGAAATCGGCCAGGTCAGCCTCGCCGATCGCAGGCTTCTCCTGCACCGGCAGAGCGCGCTGGGTCATCTCCGACCACAACCGCACAGTAATCCCCGGCCCCTGACGCCCCGCGCGCCCCGCCCGCTGCGCAGCTGTAGCGCGCGATATGCGGCGCGTGCGCAGGCGTGACAGGCCCGTTCCCGGGTCGCGCTCAGGCTTGCGCCGCCAGCCGCCGTCAATCACCACGCGCACTCCGGGCACGGTCAGCGAAGTCTCGGCTATGGAGGTCGCCAGCACGATCCGGCGGCCGACCTGCGGGTCAAGAGCGCGGTTCTGTTCCTCCAGGTTCTGCTCGCCATAAAGCGGAAATACCGGCAGATCCTGCAGAAGGGCCTGGGTGCGGCGAATTTCCCCAAGGCCGGGCAGAAAAGCCAGAATTGAACCTTCCTCCTCGCCCCAGGCCTGCCTTACGGCAGCGGCGCAGGCTTCCGGCAGGTGCGGCGCCTTGGAAGCATGCCTGCCGCCTGGCCCCCGGGCGCCTGAGCTGCCCCCTCCCGCCAGCACGTCAGGCCCATGGCGGGTCTCGACCGGAAAAAGCTGGCCCGCACTTTCAATGAGCGGTGCAGGCTGCAGGCCGACCCCCTCCGGACCCCGCTCTCCGGGAAGGGCCAGGCCCTGGGTGAAGATTGCGCTGTCCAGCGTTGCCGACATGGCCAGCAGGCGCAGGGCGGGACGGAAATGCCGTTGCAGGTCCAGACACAGGGCCAGCCCTGTATCGCCGTCCAGCGAGCGCTCATGCACTTCGTCAAAAATGACCGCTTCCACCCCTTCAAGCAGCGGATCATCCAGTAACCTGCGCACCAGAAGCCCTTCGGTGATCACCTCGATGCGCGTCCGGGCTGAAACAGCACTTTCCGGCCGGGTCCGGAAACCGATGGTGCCCCCTGGCTTTTCACCCAGCAGATCCGCCATGCGGCCCGCGGCCCCCCTGACCGCCACGCGGCGCGGCTCGACCAGAAGAATTCTGCCCTCCCGGCCCAGCCACTCCGGCTGCCGGGCCAGCAGGGCCAGAGGCACCAGCGTTGTTTTGCCCGCTCCTGGCGGGGCCGCCAGCACAGCGTTGGAAGTCCGCGCCAGGGTGGCGAAAAGTTCAGGCAGGATGTCACAGACCGGCAGATCACCGATCCGCGCGGCCAGTGGCTGGGGAAAGACCGGATGCGGCGACATCGGAAAAGTATCAGCCTTACTTGAGCGGAAAGCCGAGCCGCTTCAGGATCGCGCCCATCATGGCCCGTTCTCCCAGACCGGAAGCTTCGGCCATCCGTCCGGCCGCCGTGCTGGACCACTGCCGTGAAGGCAGGCCCTGTTCCTGCTGGTAGGTATCAGCGCGGCTGTCATAGGCCGCAATATGGGCCGGTTCCTCCTGCGCACTGTAATGTTCACGGTGCAGAATCACCTCCTGGCCCAGTCGCGGCTTGATCGCCGGGCGGCGCTCCTCTGCCGTCATCTGCGCCGGC is a genomic window containing:
- a CDS encoding nuclease-related domain-containing protein; amino-acid sequence: MSYVLNGFLLLLGLWFAHGVLQKVAQRRRAFQSRRAEKPLSDPQPCKNPSGPAPTSARKSSPAQVPKAKRPALAGRTGRPAFPPEKTAEEKGRRGEARINATLRQFRRAYLHDIILMQDGHTTQIDHVVKFCWGLVVIETKHYSGHITQKSPEPGKWKQTFPSHSIPNTASSRPAGSVLSPPRRRERLSLSSAGRLSSGPSRTGEAKKGHNSFLFQDPVEQNARHVAAVRAASGLAENVLSLVVFTGQATFSKTLRDMQDVVDQAGFIARMEQWLQRAPRTVPWLPKEQLDAGWARLQRCAKANHHLHAAHKAQLRERQGS
- a CDS encoding winged helix-turn-helix domain-containing protein, with protein sequence MRVLLVEDDPTVRSFVHKGLKEAGHVVDEADNGKDGLFLAVSEAYDVMILDRMLPGGIDGLHILETLRSQNNATPVLLLSALADVDERVAGLKAGGDDYMTKPFAFSELLARLEALGRRTHAEAAPRTRLVVGDLELDLLAREVRRNGQKIDLQPREFRLLEFLARHAGQVVTRTMLLEKVWDYHFDPQTNVIDVHVSRLRQKVDKPFDTPMIHTVRNAGYILRAPEGE
- a CDS encoding sensor histidine kinase, which produces MSPSTAPQEGAEPEGQDGRAAVTQAGSDAVGETAQPSPVPKGRSGSRRLTLWEKLFAAVHRNWPIRSASLNFALLYGVVFFTSATVFLSFTWWNATRLLEHHVQTSIQTEAHDMMRRWMYGGPQVVSDSIEHRLDQNVDEDALYLLVTPEGQKLAGNLPGWPPGVTSTHRFYETTVRRYSFVTQALLHAYNLPDGYRLIVGHDVRGRHVLQQIMTETLVWCAIMIAFLALCGALVMRILFQHVVRSIARTTSAVAQGDLSHRIPLNGSETDLVATTVNAMLDRLKRLMDGVRQVSNAIAHDLRTPVARARTRLEDAALHARTETDLRNAITQALTDLDHITGIFEALLRIAQIEAGARRAAFAPLNVTPNLYGIAELYEASMEERGLKLKLDLQETPEIIGDNRMLQQAVANLLDNAVKFAPPGSTITLSARPLRVMEDSVPTGVEISVSDEGPGMSAADMARAHERFFRAENARSTPGSGLGLSLVQAVAALHRGQLSLSDTHPSGPFAPHDGTADQDTAHGNNPASDENPLRSRGLRATLQLPLGNPRDILPKEG
- a CDS encoding SIMPL domain-containing protein — its product is MTLFTKVLPVALLATLAVPNNPLMPGHARADAPAHQLPPGPPPPPPGMMGMGMMGMMHHPHGTVLNFSTHGVAKAVPTVLTLNFTAYSQSTSPAQAQATLNQEVEGAMKLAAGQTDISTVAGNYTLTQDYSEHGPRHWSARQELSLRGTDAPRLLKLAEKIQNQGLALEGMDWSFDDATKEKLLDSARSQALAKIRPQAEADAKALGLQLRGLMQVGIFDESSNPFPHPLMLAKAARFSAPVPPQSTPDEQSVRVTVQVKAMLGRPHSGKDMDREGPDAPPPHPDTRHPF
- a CDS encoding S1C family serine protease, with product MKPAILTGLVAASTGIVTAGLVCLGFYWFAPVYSLEEQEAGSLPASMHGRAKSVSPPLVLPSQGSSQPSAAAEKADQAPLLVDLPSFSPLVRRVIPAVVNISLVDNEPPPTPARNGRTPGTSRSQGHGRSSAQGTTGNEPGTSDEATSGGEGEQASSRGTPHASTGPAPHGKGAAAGRSHHGRNSRTGLRHERPHAKTPHSAVPHGHSAARHSGAGNRPVRRQVRPVEDDTNGAGSGFLIDPSGIIVTNRHVVGEAAHVSVALSDGRILKAHLLGADPMTDIAVIKVNSDTPLPYVTWGDSRLVEIGDWIMVAGNPFGFGSSVTAGIVSAVGRDLGIGALDNFMQLDAPINPGNSGGPAFNLRGEVVAVNAAIASPSDGSVGIGFGIPAEIVAGVVNDIIRTGHVDHGWLGVTLNDATAPMWVEELDPHGAAWKGGLRKGDEILAMGDVPVHDARTVLRSVAAAHPGTVFNFTIRRDGAIRTLAIRLGKYPLSDLGE
- a CDS encoding EamA family transporter; its protein translation is MDNRWLLYALASMVFAGCTSVIAKMGLNGISAELGLGVRTLFVSAFVFLLVIALVPAREVNALRGDNWLWLGLSGLTTALSWIFYYKALKLGDVANVALIDKGSVVVAMLLAWMFLGEAVTWRMGVGCALIVAGLLVIARR
- the hrpB gene encoding ATP-dependent helicase HrpB, whose translation is MSPHPVFPQPLAARIGDLPVCDILPELFATLARTSNAVLAAPPGAGKTTLVPLALLARQPEWLGREGRILLVEPRRVAVRGAAGRMADLLGEKPGGTIGFRTRPESAVSARTRIEVITEGLLVRRLLDDPLLEGVEAVIFDEVHERSLDGDTGLALCLDLQRHFRPALRLLAMSATLDSAIFTQGLALPGERGPEGVGLQPAPLIESAGQLFPVETRHGPDVLAGGGSSGARGPGGRHASKAPHLPEACAAAVRQAWGEEEGSILAFLPGLGEIRRTQALLQDLPVFPLYGEQNLEEQNRALDPQVGRRIVLATSIAETSLTVPGVRVVIDGGWRRKPERDPGTGLSRLRTRRISRATAAQRAGRAGRQGPGITVRLWSEMTQRALPVQEKPAIGEADLADFALVTAAWEKIMGTPPEQLPMLEAAPTGTLAAGRSLLQKLGALDGQGQLSPLGERMLRFGTHPRLAAMLCAARTPQEHVVAACLASLLDERDPLRAPASASSGGRSEAGVDIVERLKLFSPDPLLRQSAGGGAVPVPRHVLQRLKEGAQRYWRRGGRQEKALDFSLLDSLLRQEEGGNTGTQPADRPGSDIVGRLIAAGFPDYLGLRNGEGRYRLAGGGSASLGLRDPLSREKMLACAALHVGKGTAITLAAPLSPDRLPPAVQAQVTHRREGAFDGVTGRVVIRDRQSLGALVLQDRNVRATPDEALPWLLSQAAGALETALPWTEAARQFQARVALARQLGTQSGGKQESVLASLPDLSDEALSRTLEGEDSWLAPYLAGCDSMGQLQELDLLNILRARLDHGQLSALEPCCPARISLKNTTLAVDYTASVPTVSARAQIFYGTTSLPRIGGQPLQVVLLSPAGRPQAITADLARFWQEGWSDMRRDMRGRYPKHAWPENPALAQPPSRPRRE